A genomic region of Bombus terrestris chromosome 12, iyBomTerr1.2, whole genome shotgun sequence contains the following coding sequences:
- the LOC100645343 gene encoding putative fatty acyl-CoA reductase CG5065 gives MSTISSSQTTSVKEFYRDRSIFVTGVTGFMGKVLVEKLLRSCPIKNIYVLIRNKKGQDAHQRLRALLNGPLFDKLRRDAPNELLKVIAVPGDITEHELGISESDQNVLIRNVSVVFHSAATVKFDEALKISVTINMVGTKQLLNLCHRMQNLEALIHVSTAYCNCDRKDIAEEIYPLIAEPEQIFALTKVMDDKMVDDITPILIGKRPNTYTFTKALAERMLEAESDYLPISIVRPTIVLSSFREPVAGWLDNWNGPTGLIAAAGKGFFRTMLCRGEMVADIVPVDIVINLMIVAAWKTATNRTKTIPIYNCCTGQQNPITWRKFVELSFKYSRMHPYNDVIWYPGGRCHNSALVNKICMLIQHIVPAHILDFTLRLKGKTANMVTLQSKLEKATKYLEYFTTQQWKFKDDNVRELNEELSLEDRQTFTFDVRQIDWASYLEHYILGIRHFLLKENPDTLPAARVHLKKLYWIHKAVQFGVLLVLLRFLLFRSTVTQNACYSLVSLVLRVCRIIV, from the exons ATGAGTACAATAAGTAGCAGTCAGACTACGTCCGTGAAGGAATTCTACAGGGATAGAAGCATCTTCGTGACTGGCGTTACTGGATTTATGGGCAAAGTCCTTGTCGAGAAACTACTCAGATCTTGCCCAATAAAAAACATTTATGTCttgataagaaataaaaaggggCAGGATGCACACCAGAGGTTGCGGGCACTCTTGAATGGACCG CTGTTCGATAAACTACGTCGAGACGCACCGAATGAGCTTCTGAAGGTAATCGCCGTGCCTGGAGACATCACGGAACACGAACTGGGTATTTCAGAATCTGATCAGAACGTCCTAATAAGAAACGTGTCAGTCGTCTTTCATTCTGCCGCTACTGTGAAGTTTGATGAGGCACTCAAGATTTCGGTTACTATTAACATGGTCGGCACTAAACAGCTATTGAATCTGTGTCATCGTATGCAAAATTTAGAG GCGCTGATCCATGTTTCAACGGCATATTGCAACTGTGACCGTAAGGACATCGCTGAAGAAATCTATCCTCTTATAGCTGAACCAGAACAAATATTCGCTTTGACGAAGGTGATGGATGACAAGATGGTTGACGATATAACACCAATTTTAATCGGCAAACGACCGAATACCTATACATTTACCAAAGCCCTAGCGGAAAGAATGTTGGAAGCAGAATCTGATTATTTACCGATTTCAATTGTGAGACCCACTATAGTTCTATCATCGTTTAGAGAACCAGTTGCCGGATGGTTAGATAATTGGAACGGACCAACTGGACTTATCGCCGCAGCTGGCAAAGGTTTCTTCAG GACTATGCTTTGTCGGGGAGAAATGGTAGCTGATATAGTGCCGGTCGACATAGTGATCAATTTGATGATCGTCGCAGCATGGAAGACCGCGACGAATCGCACGAAGACGATTCCCATATACAATTGCTGCACAGGCCAACAAAACCCGATCACCTGGAGGAAGTTCGTTGAACTGTCATTCAAGTATAGCCGAATGCACCCATACAACGATGTGATTTGGTACCCAGGTGGCAGGTGCCACAATTCCGCTTTAGTGAACAAAATATGCATGCTCATCCAGCACATTGTACCGGCGCACATTTTAGACTTTACTCTTCGACTGAAGGGCAAGACGGCCAATATGGTCACATTACAATCGAAACTCGAGAAAGCTACCAAATACTTGGAGTACTTTACTACGCAACAATGGAAATTCAAAGATGATAATGTCCGAGAATTAAACGAAGAGCTTAGTCTCGAGGATCGCCAGACATTTACATTCGACGTTAGGCAAATTGACTGGGCTTCATACTTGGAACACTATATTTTGGGAATTCGGCACTTCCTCCTCAAGGAGAACCCGGACACACTGCCAGCTGCTCGTGTGCATCTTAAGAA ATTATACTGGATTCACAAAGCTGTGCAATTCGGGGTGCTATTAGTACTACTGCGTTTTCTGTTGTTTCGAAGTACCGTGACCCAAAACGCATGTTATTCATTGGTGTCTCTGGTGTTACGTGTGTGCCGTATAATTGTTTGA